CGCCGCTGTACGAGCGCACACGCGATTACTATCGGGGGCGGGACCAATGACGCCCAGGCGGGCGCGTTCAGTGCCGGCGCATGGTCACGGCCCGCGTTTTTACCCGGACCGGGAAGTGAGAGAATCGCGCTCGCAGGCACCGTCGCGCCGGCCCTTTAGTAACGGCGCCCGCTCCCCGAGCACACGCAACCACCGGATGTCCGAGTCAATGACCGCAATTCCCGCTTTTCTGGACGCGTATTACGCCGCCGGCCCCGATGGCAGCGTGCGCGTCAGCGCCGAGCAGGCCAGCGCCTTCGCCAAGGACGTCGCCGGCGATTACAACCCGCTGCACGATGTCGATGCCCGGCGCTTCTGCGTTCCGGGCGATCTGTTGTGCGCCCTGGTGCTCGGCCGCTACGGCCTGTCCGAGCGGATGACGTTCGCGTTTCGCGACATGGTGCGTGCCGATGAGCCGCTGTATCTTCCCGAGGCCGAAACCGACACCGGATCGATCGCCGTCCGCGATGCCGATGGCGGCGTGTACCTGGAAGTGGAGCGCGCCGGGGCGGTCTGCCGCGATCCCGGGAGCATCGAGCGGTTTATACGGGAGTACGCGGCCTTCTCCGGCAAGACCTTCCCGCACTACATGATCCCGGTGCTCGAGGAGCATGGGGTGATGTTCCATCCGGACCGCCCGCTGGTGATCTACGACAGCATGGGATTCGAACTGGAAACACTCGCGTTCGGTGAGCCCGTAATGGAGCTCTCGGACCGGACGCTCGCGATCGAAGGCAAACGCGGCAGCGTGCAGTTATCGTTTGCGATGCAGGAGGACGGCGAGGCGTTCGGCGCGGGCTGGAAGAAGCTGGTAATCAGCGGCCTGCGCGATTACGACGACGAGCGCATGCGCGCCTTCGTTGAACACTTCCGAGAGCGTAAAGCCGCCTACGAGGCGGAGCGCGATGGCATGCAGCCACGCGGGTACAGCGGCTGATTCAGGGCCCAGGGGCCGAATAAAAGGACGTTTCCCCCTTGAACCCGGCTTCCGATAGCGCGATATTTCGTATCGGCGGATCTGTCAAACGCCGCACAGACACTCCATACGGCATGGCGTTGGCCATGGATGCCATCTGGGGGCGATACGATGGATGACAACACGTCTATCCAGCAGGAGTCGGCCTCGGAGCCGGCGCAGCGGGCGAATCCCCTTTCCCTGCCCACGGGGCACCGCCGTTCCATGAGCGGCCCCCGCGCGCCCGAGCGCTGGGTGGCCGTGCAGTTGCTGAACCTCGCCGGCAGTCCGCCGGTGGCGATCGAACTCTGGAACGGCGAACGGGTTCATCCGGCGGCCGGTGGCACGCCGCGGTTCACGCTGCGTATCGGTGACCGCAAGGCCCTGTACGGCATGCTCAGCAATCCGAATCTCGCGTTCGGCGACCTCTACAGCGCCGGGCGCATCGATGTCGACGGTGACCTCGCGGAATTCCTGACCGAGGTCACGGCCCACGTCGAGCGACAGCAGGCGCGCATGCCGGCATCCGCGCGCTGGCTGGGGCGCGGCCGCGCGACCCCGAAGGCGGCCAGCGAGCGAGCGGCCAAGGGCAACATCCAGCACCACTATGACCTCGGCAACGACTTCTATCGTCTGTGGCTCGACCGGGCGGCGATGCAGTACACCTGTGCCTATTACGAAGAACCCGAGCTGACGCTCGAACAGGCGCAACAGGCGAAACTCGAGCACGTGTGCCGCAAGCTGGCACTCCAGCCTGGCCAACGGGTCGTGGAGCTTGGCTGTGGCTGGGGCGGGCTGGCGCGGTACATGGCCCGCGAATACGGGGTCAGCGTGCGCGCGTTCAACATCTCCCGGGAACAGGTGGAGTATGCCCGTGAGCAGGCGGCCCGTGAGGGCCTCGATGATCGCATCGAGTACGTGCTGGACGATTACCGCAACATCTCCGGCGAGTATGACGCCTTCGTCTCGGTAGGCATGCTCGAGCATGTCGGCACGGACAATTACGCCACGGTGGCGCGGCTGATCCGCAACCACCTCCGCCCGGACGGGCTCGCGCTGATTCACACGATCGGGCGCAACCGGCCGGCGGGGATCAACGCGTGGATCGAGAAGCGCATCTTCCCGGGCGCGTATCCGCCCAGCATCACGCAACTGACCGGACTCGCCGAGGCCGGGCCGCTGTCCGTGCTCGACATCGAGAACCTGCGCCTGCATTACGCGGAGACACTGACGGACTGGCTGGCCCGCTACGAGGACAACATCGACCAGGTCCGCGCGATGTACGACGAACACTTCGCGCGCGCCTGGCGGCTGTATCTCTCGGGCTCGATCGCGGCCTTCCGGGCCGGCACGCTGCAGTTGTTCCAGATGGTGCTCGCGCACCCGGATAACAACGGCATCCCGCGCAACCGCAAGCGCCTTCATACAGCGCCGGCATACCCGGAGGAGCCCGCGGCATGAGCCGGACCCACGACGTCATCATCGTTGGCGGCGGACCGTCCGGGTCGACACTGGCCTGGGCGCTGGAGCGCCGGGGGCTTCGGCCGCTGGTGATGGACAAGGCCGAGTTCCCCCGCGACAAGACCTGCGCCGGCTGGGTGACGCCGGCGGTCATGTCCGAACTCGAGGTGGATCTCGAGGATTTCGCGAAGCACTGCGTACTCCAGCCGATCCACAACTTCCGCATTGGGATGATGGGGCAGCGCGCGGTCCACAATCATCACGGCGACAGCCCCGTCAGTTACGGCATCCTCCGCCGACAGTTCGACAACTACCTGCTGCAGCGCACGGGCGCGGACAAGGCGCTGGGCGTGAAGTTCGAGTCTCTGGAGCGTGATGCGGACGGCCTGTGGTGCGTCAACGGCGAATATCGCGCGCCGCTGGTCGTCGGCGCCGGCGGGCACTTCTGCCCGATCGCCGCACGCCTGGGTGAGGGCCCCGGCAAGAACGAGACGGCGATCACCGCCAAGGAAGTCGAGTTCGAGATGAACGCCGAGCAGGCGGCGCACTGCAAGGTGCGGGAAGATACCCCGGAGCTGTGGTTCTGCCGCGACCTCAAGGGCTACGCCTGGGTCTTCCGCAAGGGCGACTATCTCAATATCGGCCTCGGCCGCGAAGGTAATCATCGCCTGAAAGAGCATCTGCAGGCATTCGTTGACGAGATGCAGGCCGAGGGCCGCCTGCCGTCGGATATGCCCGGCCGCTTCAAGGGCCACGCCTATCTTCTCTACGGTCGGGCCGAGCGCCCGTTGATCGACGATGGGCTGATGCTGATCGGCGATGCGGCCGGTCTGGCATATGACCAGAGCGGCGAAGGCATCCGGCCCGGGGTCGAATCGGCGCTGATCGCGGCCGAGGTCATCGCCGATGTCGCGGATTACGGGAAAGACGATCTCAGCCCGTACGTGCAGCGGATCAATGAACGCTTTGGTGTGCGGGCGTCCGAGGCGAAGGACTCGGGTATCGTCCTGCCCGACTGGGCCAAACTCAAGGCGGCTCCACCCCTGATGCGCTCGCACTGGTTCACCCGTCGGGTCGTCACCGAACGCTGGTTCCTGCACCAGCAGGTGCCGCCGCTGCGCGCGAGCTGAGGGGCGGCGGCCCCCGTGCCGCAGCCTACTTCCTGCACGACTCCTCAACGCGCTGTCTGGGTCTGACCAGATTCTCCCTGGTGTCTGACAGACGAACGACCAGCCATCCGGATATCCGATCCCGGGATAGAGCGCTTCGATCAGATCGGGATTGGTCGTCGCCACCCTGTTCTCCGCATTCGATCCGCCGGAATCGGTCTGTCAGTCAGACTTCCTGAGCCACGTTTGACGGGTGAGTGGTCTTAGGCGTTGGCGTGCGCGCTTGATGTCGTGGCCCTTCGAACTCGAGCCTGCTACCCGAATACCCGCATTCCCGGCTCCAGAATCCGCCACTGATATCCCGTCCTTAGCCCATATGGGCGAAGAGAGGACATTGGCAATCGCTTATAACGGACATGCAAGAAGAAGCTCGCGCGCCGAATCCGGGGGTACTGCGCGGACAAGGGTTCGGAGAGGTCGGCGCTGACGCCGGCGGGATAATGGATCGATAACAGGGTAGAGAGTGCGATGAAAAAACGATTCCAATCGAAGATCAGGGCGCTTGTCGCGGGCGGGGGCAGCGTGCTCCTCGTGGCCTGCGGCGGCGGTGGCAGCGGTGGCGGGAGTGGCACCGAAACGGGGACGGAAACCAGCACGACCTCGACGCTTTCCGGCAATGTCGAACTCGTTGATGGAACGGCCGATGTGCGTTCGTGGGACGAGCGCCTGCTGGCTTTCTTTGTGGCGGACGTCCATGCCGCCCTGGGTGGGCTGATCGACGCGCCTGACGGTACGGCGGTCCGGCTGATCCGCATCGACCAGGACGGCAACGAAGTCGATCAGCTCGACACGAGCACGACGACGGACGGGCGTTTCGAATTCGAGATCGACAGCGATATCGGTACCGGCGGCGATCTCATCATCGAGGCCGGTTCAGCCTCTGACCCCGTCCGCGCGCCAGCGGGTGGCGAGGACATTCGCGTCAATCCGATCAGTTCCATGATCGTAAACCGCGTGCTGGCCCGCGTGCAGGGCGGTGCCGCCTTCAGCGATTTCCGGGCCGTGGATCTGGCAAACCTGATCGCCATCATCGTGGAGGAGCTGGAGGCCAATCCAGCCACGATCACTGGGGCCAGCAACGCGGACTTCACCACGAACGCGGACGCGGAGGCGGGTGACGACGCCGACGAACTCATCGCATCGGTCGAGGGCGAGAACGCGGTTGCCGATAACTTCATCGGCACCAAGAATCTGGCCGTGCTCGACGTCCTGCTCGAGGCCTTCGGCGAAACCGCCGGTTTCGCGGCGGTCAACCAGACCCTGAGCGCGGACATCACCAGCAGTCTGCGGCTCGATGGTTCGGGGCAGACATCCGAGGAGTCCCGCAGCGAACGCGGCTGGTCGTTCGATGGCGGTGGCGGTGTTTCGAGTACGCAGTCGCAGACAACGGCTACCGAGACCCTGCCGGAGGATGCGGGCTTCTCACTGACGGTGGGCAAAGATGGCCGTCTGACGGCCGCGAACGGAGGCATCCGCGGGGCCGTATCCAGCGACGGTGATCTGTTCGCCATGACCGAGACACGCACGGAACTGAATGGCAATGGCGCGTCTTTCGGTCTTTTCACTGGTGCGTCCAGCTGGGCACCAGGTGATGTGACCGAAACGTTCAACTACGTAAAATTGACCGGTTATATCGATCTGGGCTCCGACCAGGTTGGCTTCCTGAACACCCTGACGGGTGACGCCGATCTTGCCTGCATTGGCGGTTCGTGCGATCTCACGCTGGATCGGTTTGGTGCGGGTGGTGCGCTGCGGAAGTTCTTTTCCCAGGTGGGTCCCGGGACAACGCTTTCGACCGATTCGACCGCCGTTCAGAATTTCAACGGTTTCTCGCTGGCCGGTGTATTGGCTCTGAATGGCTTCGATCTTGGGAGCACCGGTCGGATTGGCGGCTCGGTGGATGTGTCCGGTAAAGACTACCGCACGCGCGGTTTCGTTGCCCCCGATGCCCGGATGATGGCGCTGCAGGTCAGTTCGGAGGATGTCGGTGTTTTCGCCGAGGAGCTGTTCATCGCCTTGCCGCAGGGACAGTCCTGTGACCAGGCTACGCTCGACGGAACGTACAACACGGTCTGGCTGACCGCAGTCATGTCCGGTGCGGCCCCGGAGCAGATCGCGGTCGAGAACGAGGCGTTCAGTGTCGATGTCGACGGTGCAGCAGGCACCATTGGCATTCCTGCTGCCAGCTTCCGCGAAGCCGTGCTCACGTTCGACGGCACCAATAGCAATCTGAGCCGGGATGTGATCGAAGATACGAGCGCTTCCGTCGGTTACGGTGTGGCCACCGACTGCAAGCTTGAAATCGCCGACCAACCCGGTGATGTGGCACTTGGTGCCGTCAGCCCGGATGGCGAGGTGTTCGTGATCGCGACCTACACCCAGGAAGGATCGGACGAGACCTTCCAGTCCATCGCGATCGGCATGCGGCGTCCTGCCCAGCAGTAGACATTCGCTACAGCGTGAACGCGGGCCGCGATCCTCCGGGATCGCGGCCTTTTTTATGGTGCATCCCCGGGCAAATCGGTGCACGAATGCTGCCGCTGGCGCGGACGGGTGGATGCTGCAGCCGCGGGGACGCCGTTTCGGTGCGGTTGCGGACATCCTCTCCGGGGAGCGGTTTGACGCGATCCGTCCCCTCGGGTCGAATAGCCGCTATCCGAACGATGGCGCACGTGCAGCAAGCAGGGGAACAGCCAGGGATGCCCGGAAGATGAGCACAGCAGGCAGCGATGAGTTGATCTACCGCTGCGATGGCCGCCGGGTCGGCTGGTGCGAGTTCGGTGACCCGCGCGGTTGGCCGTTGGTCTACTGCCACGGCACGCCGGGATCGCGCCTCGAAGGCGCGTTGTTCGCGCGGGCCGCGGCGGCGCGTGGCATCCGCATCATTGCAGTGGACCGGCCCGGCTATGGCGATACGGCACCGCTGCCGGAGCGCGCGCTGGGCGATGAGGTCGGCGATATCGAGGCGCTCCTCGATAACCTGGGCGTGTCGCGGTTCGATGTGCTCGGTTTCTCCGGCGGCGGTCCGTATGCGATGGCCTGCGGCGCGCGCCAGCCGGAGCGTGTCCGGCGCCTGGGCCTGATCAGCAGCGTGGCACCGTTCAATCGGGTCGGAAAGGAGGGCATGGCCGACGGTTACCGCCAGTTATGGGAATTGGCCGAGTCGGATTTGCCCGCTTTCGAGGAGACTTTCGAAGCTGCGATCGCGGCGTCAGGCGACGGCTACGAGCTTTTGCTGGGCGGGGCTTCGGATTCGGATCGCGAGATCCTCCAGTCGAACGACGTCGTCGACCCGTACCGGCGAAACCTCAGGGAGGCCATGCGCGCGGGCCTGGCGGGCATGTTCGGGGATGTCCGCGCCCTTGTCGCGCCCTGGTTCTTCGACGTCACGGAAGTGCGGGCGCCGACGTTCATCTGGCACGGGGCGTGTGATGCCAATGCGCCCGTCGATATGGGCCGCTGGCTGGAGCGGAACCTGCCCGTGGCCCGCTTGATCGAGTGGCCCGGAGCGGCCCATTTCGAAGTATTCCGGCGACCGGGCGAGGTGCTGGACGGCTACACGACACCCTGAAGGGCACGTTGTGGTCGCTCGCGGGTCCCTGCGTGCTCGATGCCCGGATCAGCCCATCAATGCAGGCGCCGGCCGGCCGGCTTTCCGGGCCCGATGCCATCGCCGGAAACCGATTCGCTGCCGCCGGTCTGCTCGCGCAACGGTGCGCCCGGGCAATGGGGGGCGAGCAGGGATGCGTAATGCAACAGCGTCATGACCGCGTGCGGTTCGACCATGTCGTGCGCGATCGCCTCGGCTTCGGCGAGCGCACCGGCCGTGGCCCGGGCATGGAGGCGGATGAATGCGGCTTCGTCCGCCCCCAGACAGGGGCACGACGGTACATGGAACCGGATCTCCCGCCGCGCGTGCAGACCGATCGTCTCCATCAGCGTGCGGAACTGCGGGATCACCGTCCGGCATCGCCGCCATCCGACCAGTTGGGCCAGATCGTCTTCCACCGCGGCCCCGAAATCGTGTTCTTCCTGGAGTGCGGAAGCCGCGTTCCGGAACGCGGCGACGAGGCGGCGCGCCCGCGGATCGAGTTCGGTCATCCAGCCTACGGCATCGCCGGACATCGCAGTGTCCCCTGCGTCGAAACTGCGCTCAATCTACTATGAATGCGAGTCATTCGCAATTAGGGAAAATCCGGGTCAGCTCCGGTCAGCCGGCGGCAACGCCACCCGTCTGCAGCGACCGGGATGCCGCGCTATGATATCCGCCAGAGGCTGATGATCGTGCGCGGCCCATTGCCAACGGGTCGCCTTGCGCCGTGAAGCGGAGTCCCTGCCGTGGATGCCCGCGACGAGATGATCGAAACGATCGTGGCGGAAACCCGGGCGACCGGCCGGCAAACCGGCCGGACCCGGCTGAATCCGCGCGTCCTCGAAGCGCTCGGCGCCGTCCCGCGCGACGCCTTCGTGCCCGATGATCTGGCGGATCGGGCGTACGATAATCGGCCCCTCCCCATCGGCGGCGGGCAGACCATTTCGCAGCCGTTCATAGTCGCCCTGATGACCGACCTGCTCGATCCCGAGCCCGGTGACCGGATCCTCGAAGTCGGTACGGGGTGTGGCTACCAGGCCGCCGTGCTCGCCCAACTGGTGGCCCAGGTCTACTCGATCGAATACCTGCCCGAGCTCGCGCGCATGGCCGAGGCCACGCTCACGTGGCTCGGTTACGCGAACATCCATCTGCGCACGGGCAATGGCCGCGAAGGCTGGCTCGAGGCCGCGCCTTTTGACGGGATCATCGTCACCGCGGGGTCCACCGATGTGCCGCCGGCGCTGGTCGAGCAGCTTGCGCCC
This genomic stretch from Halofilum ochraceum harbors:
- a CDS encoding protein-L-isoaspartate(D-aspartate) O-methyltransferase produces the protein MDARDEMIETIVAETRATGRQTGRTRLNPRVLEALGAVPRDAFVPDDLADRAYDNRPLPIGGGQTISQPFIVALMTDLLDPEPGDRILEVGTGCGYQAAVLAQLVAQVYSIEYLPELARMAEATLTWLGYANIHLRTGNGREGWLEAAPFDGIIVTAGSTDVPPALVEQLAPGGCMVIPVGSGRMGQELLRITKSADGRVERQAVLPVAFVPLQHG
- a CDS encoding alpha/beta fold hydrolase — translated: MSTAGSDELIYRCDGRRVGWCEFGDPRGWPLVYCHGTPGSRLEGALFARAAAARGIRIIAVDRPGYGDTAPLPERALGDEVGDIEALLDNLGVSRFDVLGFSGGGPYAMACGARQPERVRRLGLISSVAPFNRVGKEGMADGYRQLWELAESDLPAFEETFEAAIAASGDGYELLLGGASDSDREILQSNDVVDPYRRNLREAMRAGLAGMFGDVRALVAPWFFDVTEVRAPTFIWHGACDANAPVDMGRWLERNLPVARLIEWPGAAHFEVFRRPGEVLDGYTTP
- a CDS encoding SAM-dependent methyltransferase; amino-acid sequence: MDDNTSIQQESASEPAQRANPLSLPTGHRRSMSGPRAPERWVAVQLLNLAGSPPVAIELWNGERVHPAAGGTPRFTLRIGDRKALYGMLSNPNLAFGDLYSAGRIDVDGDLAEFLTEVTAHVERQQARMPASARWLGRGRATPKAASERAAKGNIQHHYDLGNDFYRLWLDRAAMQYTCAYYEEPELTLEQAQQAKLEHVCRKLALQPGQRVVELGCGWGGLARYMAREYGVSVRAFNISREQVEYAREQAAREGLDDRIEYVLDDYRNISGEYDAFVSVGMLEHVGTDNYATVARLIRNHLRPDGLALIHTIGRNRPAGINAWIEKRIFPGAYPPSITQLTGLAEAGPLSVLDIENLRLHYAETLTDWLARYEDNIDQVRAMYDEHFARAWRLYLSGSIAAFRAGTLQLFQMVLAHPDNNGIPRNRKRLHTAPAYPEEPAA
- a CDS encoding DUF3581 family protein; the protein is MTAIPAFLDAYYAAGPDGSVRVSAEQASAFAKDVAGDYNPLHDVDARRFCVPGDLLCALVLGRYGLSERMTFAFRDMVRADEPLYLPEAETDTGSIAVRDADGGVYLEVERAGAVCRDPGSIERFIREYAAFSGKTFPHYMIPVLEEHGVMFHPDRPLVIYDSMGFELETLAFGEPVMELSDRTLAIEGKRGSVQLSFAMQEDGEAFGAGWKKLVISGLRDYDDERMRAFVEHFRERKAAYEAERDGMQPRGYSG
- a CDS encoding FAD-dependent monooxygenase — its product is MSRTHDVIIVGGGPSGSTLAWALERRGLRPLVMDKAEFPRDKTCAGWVTPAVMSELEVDLEDFAKHCVLQPIHNFRIGMMGQRAVHNHHGDSPVSYGILRRQFDNYLLQRTGADKALGVKFESLERDADGLWCVNGEYRAPLVVGAGGHFCPIAARLGEGPGKNETAITAKEVEFEMNAEQAAHCKVREDTPELWFCRDLKGYAWVFRKGDYLNIGLGREGNHRLKEHLQAFVDEMQAEGRLPSDMPGRFKGHAYLLYGRAERPLIDDGLMLIGDAAGLAYDQSGEGIRPGVESALIAAEVIADVADYGKDDLSPYVQRINERFGVRASEAKDSGIVLPDWAKLKAAPPLMRSHWFTRRVVTERWFLHQQVPPLRAS